A genomic region of Hirundo rustica isolate bHirRus1 chromosome 12, bHirRus1.pri.v3, whole genome shotgun sequence contains the following coding sequences:
- the AMIGO3 gene encoding amphoterin-induced protein 3 — protein MSSPLTAAPVWPRVAKLLLLLIQLCAPRTSPQPHRCPGGCICTSDLLSCSRQMLQRVPQALPSTTTTLDLSHNALTQLHDHWLAALPHLEALHINHNQIRDLSLRAFHNASFLRHLDMSSNHLQAVKRHYFEALVSLEELLLYNNHITRVDENAFAKLSDLRKVYLSWNNLTAFPFHAVQGLGIYNLRTLDLSSNNLSSIPVEVLAALPENIGNGLYLHNNPIRCSCPLYLMLQRWNQRGFSSVKDFSEEHTCKLSDGVPRSLIKFLKHSHMFENCSATAEDEQLSHLQVMVGQPILLTCNASNTSLPHTATPYIWITPHHEPIKQPGNSNRSLELYRNGSLRIAVAKPWLSGVYVGLAMNSPYNFSRMCEFNVTVLYPKAAGETFSTGLTTLLGCIVSLVLVIIYLYLTPCRCLGCCKKPAPLSPPQECSAQSSILSTTPPATDGPNRKASASKHVVFLEPIRETQNGKIRLALGEEFPDPKHPKVLQLKSDSESISSVFSDTPIVS, from the coding sequence ATGTCCTCGCCGCTGACCGCGGCCCCGGTCTGGCCGCGGGTGgcaaagctgctcctgctgttgaTCCAGCTGTGCGCCCCCCGAACCTCCCCGCAGCCCCACCGCTGCCCCGGAGGCTGCATCTGCACCTCCgacctgctgagctgcagccggCAGATGCTGCAGCGAGTGCCCCAGGCACTGCCGTCCACCACCACCACGCTGGACCTCAGCCACAACGCCCTCACCCAGCTCCACGACCACTGGCTGGCCGCCCTCCCACACCTCGAGGCCCTGCACATCAACCACAACCAGATTCGGGACCTTTCTCTGCGGGCTTTCCACAACGCCTCCTTCCTGCGGCACCTGGACATGTCCTCCAACCACCTGCAAGCCGTGAAGAGGCACTACTTCGAGGCGCTGGtgagcctggaggagctgctgctctacAACAACCACATCACGAGGGTGGATGAAAATGCCTTTGCCAAGCTGAGTGATCTGCGGAAAGTCTACCTGAGCTGGAACAACCTGACTGCCTTCCCCTTCCACGCGGTGCAGGGGCTGGGAATCTACAACCTCCGCACGCTGGACCTCTCCTCCAACAACCTGAGCAGCATCCCCGTGgaggtgctggcagctctgcccgaAAACATCGGCAACGGCTTGTACCTGCACAACAACCCCATCAGGTGCAGCTGCCCGCTCTACCTGATGCTTCAGCGCTGGAACCAGCGAGGTTTCAGCTCCGTGAAAGATTTCTCTGAGGAACACACCTGCAAGCTGTCTGATGGCGTGCCCCGGTCCCTGATCAAATTCCTCAAACACAGCCACATGTTTGAGAACTGCTCGGCGACTGCCGAAGACGAGCAGCTCTCGCACTTGCAGGTGATGGTGGGCCAGCCCATCCTGCTCACCTGTAACGCCAGTAACACCAGCCTGCCGCACACAGCCACCCCCTACATATGGATCACCCCTCACCACGAGCCCATCAAACAGCCAGGGAACAGCAATCGCTCCCTGGAGCTCTATCGCAACGGCAGCCTGAGGATCGCCGTAGCCAAGCCCTGGCTCTCGGGGGTCTACGTAGGCTTGGCCATGAACAGCCCCTACAACTTCAGCAGGATGTGCGAGTTCAACGTGACCGTCCTCTACCCCAAGGCAGCTGGAGAGACCTTCAGCACTGGCCTCACCACCCTGCTGGGCTGCATTGTGAGCCTGGTGCTGGTGATCATCTACTTGTACCTCACGCCGTGCCgctgcctgggctgctgcaaGAAGCCGGCCCCGCTCAGCCCCCCGCAGGAGTGCAGCGCCCAGTCCTCCATCCTCAGCACCACTCCCCCTGCCACTGATGGGCCAAACCGCAAAGCCAGCGCCAGCAAACACGTTGTCTTCCTCGAGCCCATCAGGGAGACACAGAACGGCAAGATCCGCCTGGCCCTCGGTGAGGAATTCCCCGACCCCAAGCACCCCAAGGTCCTGCAGCTCAAGTCGGACTCAGAGTCCATCAGCTCTGTCTTTTCTGATACCCCCATTGTGTCTTag